In the Phycisphaerales bacterium genome, CAAACTGCGAGCCGTAGTCGTGGCGGCGGTGGATGCGTTGGGGTTGCTGCAAGGGGAAGTCGATGAGTGATGTTGAGCGCATCAACGCGATTCTTCCGCGTCTCCTGCGTGACCTGGCGAATCAGGTTGAGGCGGCGGGGCCGCTCGGGGGCGAGGCTTTGCGAGCGGCGCAGCCCGGAGCGGGAACGACCGACGCTTTGGGAGGGAGTGACTGCGCAGCCCCGAAGCGGTCCCGAGTCCGTAGTGAGCGAGCCTTCAGGCCGCGAGCGAACGAAGGACGGTCCGCCGATGTTGTGCGCGATGATGAAGTGGCGAGGGGTGAAGTGTCGAACGCGGCCGGGCTGACCAGCCCGGCCGCGTTCCTTTCACTTGAATACATTCAACAAGATCGTGACCATGTTGAGAGTGCGTTGGTGACAAGGTATGACATGCGGTGCTTGACCCCACGCCATGCAACGAATAGCGTTGTTTCGACTCTCGAGGGAGAGCCACATCCTGCCGGCAGGTTGCCAGCGAGCGCCCAGCCGAATATGCAGGCACCTTCCATCGCACGCAAGTGGCTGCGTGCACGAGTCCATGTGAAACGAAATGCAGCGTCCGCCCAGGCTGAAACGTCTGTGCCTGGTGATCGAGTCGGGTGCTGCACTCACACGGAACCGCTCACCGTCGAACGCGGCGAGCAGATGGCAGGAGTGAATCATGAGTCGGGAACTTGAGCAGTACCTGAGCGTAAAGCAAGTGGCGGCCCGGTTGGCTTGTTCGACTCGGACAGTCTGGCGTCGGGTCGCGGAAGGTCTTCTGTCGGAGCCGAAGCGATTCGGCGGGCTGACCCGTTGGCGTGAGGATGATGTCGTGAAATCACTGCGGCGGATGGAACGGAGCGGCGCCCAATGATCGCCAAGGTCGTGCGTCCAACTCGAATCCGCAACGGCAAGCGAGTGAAGGGCCGCATTCTCCGCGGCCGCATCAAACTCGACGGTGACGCAAAAGAGCGTTGGGTTTCGCTTGGAACCTCGGACCAGCGAGTGGCGGATAAGCGTCTGCGTGAGATCGTGGAGCGGGAAGAGCGTGAACGGGCCGGGATCGCTCCGCCTCGCGCTCTTGTCGATGCCGCGTCTCGTCCGGTGGTCGAGCACCTGGCGGAGTACATCGAGGAACTGCGCAGTCTCGGGCGGAGCCGTGATTACGTGCGCAAGCCGGAGCATCGGATCGGAGAACTCATCGCCGATTGCGGCTGGAAGTTCCTGCGTGAGGTGACGCCGGAGAGTTTTGAGGCGTGGCGTCGTGGCGCCCTGAATCGTCTGGCCGCGAAGACGTTGAATGAGTACTTGGCGGCGGCCCGATCATTCCTGGCGTGGCTGCATGATCGCGAGCGGATCGCCAGCAACCCGCTCAGCCGCGTCCGTCGCGTCGGTAAGGCTCCATCGCATGAGCGGCGGGCGTTTGCCCTGGATGAACTGCAACGGCTCCTCGACGCTTCTGGGCCGCGTCGGGTGGTGTACCTGGTTGCGGCAAAGACGGGGCTCCGGTTCAACGAGCTGCGTCGTCTGCGATGGAGCGACGTGCATCTCGACGGTTGTCAGGGGCTCGATGGTCGTGCAGCCATCTTGCTGCGAGCGGAAAGCACGAAGGCAAAGCGGCCCGACGTGTTGCCGCTGTCCGGTGATGTCGTCGAGGAACTGCGGAGCATCCGGCCGCAATCGCCGGGCGTGGATGCGCGCGTGTTCGCCAAGGGAATGCCGAGTCACCATACCTGGGCCGAAGACTTGCGACGGGCCGGGATCAAGGCGAGCGAAGTGATTGACGGGCTGGAGGTCCGTGTGTGCTTTCACTCACTGCGCCACACGTTTGCGACGATGCTCGACGGAGCGGGCGTGACGGGGCGGATGAAGATGGCGTTGACGCGGCACACGGATCCTCGGCTGTCAGAGGGCGTGTACACACACGTGCGGAGTCTTTCCCTGGCGGGAGCCGTTGACCGGCTTCCTGTGCTTCGCCGGGGCGATGACGCACAGATAGACGCACATGTTTGGGTCACGGAGAGTCGCGGGGCGTCTCGGGGTGACACTGCGGCCGATTCGGACGGGGCTTCGGAAAGTGCTGGAAATGAAGGGGTTTTTGCACGAAATGACGCGGATGGGCACGTCGTGGCAGAGGCGGTAGAATCAATGGAGCCGGGGGGAATCGAACCCCCGTCCCGTACAGTCGAACTGCCGCCTCTACGTGTGTAGTCGATGTTTTGATCTCGATCCTCGGACGACCATCGACGGCCTTCCTTTGGATCACTCCGCGATCGTTTCTCGCCCTTGTGAGTTCGCGATGGACTCTCCGGGCCAGCCTGCTGTGTTTTCGATCCACCCCGCCCGCAGGCAAGAGAGACGGATCGTGCCGCTTATGTTAAGCAGCAAGAGCGAACTGCGTGTTGGCAGTTATGGTTTTGCACATTTGATAACGCGGTCCACGTGCGCCGCGACACGCCACGACAGCCCCAACCTGTCCGGTCGAAACCAGTCGGCCCCAGTTGTCAATGAGCGATGAATGATAGCGCCAACCGCGTTCACCGTCCGCCTCAACGCGCCGTCGCGAAGCCGCCGGCGACGTCATACCCTTGCCCATGAACATCGCCGTCATCATCACCGCGGCCGGCCGCAGCGAGCGCTTCGGCGGGCGCGACAAACTCAACGAAGACCTCGGCGGCCGGGCCCTGCTCATGCGGACGGTCGAACTGTTCAACAAGCGGCCCGAAGTGGGGAGCGTGATCGTTGCCGGCCCGCCCGACAAGCTCGATGAGTTTCGATTCCGCTTCGGCGATCAGCTGGGATTCCACGGCGCGCGGATCGTGCCCGGCGGGCGCGCCGAGCGCTGGGAAACCGTAAGGAACGCGCTCCAGGAAGTGCCCGGTGACTGCACGCACGTGGCCGTCCACGACGCCGCGCGCCCCGCCACACCTGCCGATGTCATCGATCGAGTCTTCGAGGCGGCGACGATGTTCGACGCCGTCATCCCGGCCGTTCCGGTTGCGGCCACGATCAAGCGCGTCTCGAAGGAGACGAAGGAAGCAGCCCAGGCGGACCCGATCGCCGCAGCCATTCTCGGCGAGGCGGCCAAGCCGCGAAACCTCGCCCGGCAGGTTGAAGAGACGATCGACCGGCAGCGGCTGGTCGAAGTGCAGACGCCGCAGATCTTCGAGCGCGGCCTGCTCATTCGGGCCTACGAACAGAAGGACCTGAGCGGCGCGACGGATGACGCCTCCCTCGTGGAGCGGCTGGGGGAGGCGGTCTTTGTCGTGAACGGCGACCCGCGCAACATCAAGATCACCACGCCGGCGGACCTGCACCTGGTGCGCGCGGTGCTTGGCGTGCGGCCGCCGCAGGACCGGCCGGCGCACAAGCAGTTCTAGGTTACAGTTGTCGCGTGCGTTTCTGCCGTCGGGCGGCAGGCTTGTCTGGCGCGCGGCTGGCCGCATGGCGCGCCGTGGCCAGCAGTTCATCCGCCTGGTGGAGCGTGATCTCGGTTGCGGACTTGCCGGCGAGCATTTCGGCGAGTTCAGCGCGGCGGGCGGCGTCGGTGCCGAGCGTCGCCACTTCGATGTGGATCTCGTTTCTGGCCGAATGCTTGGAGATGCGCAGGTGCGTGTCGCCGAACGCGGCGATCTGCGGCAGGTGGGTGATGCAGAGCACCTGGTGGCGCTGGGCCAGAGCGCGGAGTTTGGCGCCGATGACCGAGCCGAGCCGCCCGCCGATTTTCGCGTCGATCTCATCAAACACGAGCACGCTGATGCGCTCGGCCCCGGCGAGCACCGTCTTGAGCGCGAGCATGATGCGCGACAGTTCGCCACCCGACGCGATGCGCCTCAACGGGCGCGACGGCTGGCCGGGGTTCGTGCGAATCATCATCTCGATCTGATCGGCGCCCGTCGGCCCTGGTTCGTCAAGCGGCTCGAACTGCACATCGAACTGGGCCTCGGCCATCGCCAATTCGGCCAGTTCCGCTTCGATGCGCGGCTTGAGGGCCCGCGCCGCCTTTTGCCGCGCGGCGCGCAGGGCAGCCGCAATCTCGCTCGCCCGGCCGGCCAGCTGGCTCTGACGCTTCAGGAGCGCGGCGCTGTCGAGTCCGGCGCCGCTGAGTTCACCGATTCGGCCGCGAATCTCTTCGCGATACTCCAGCACGTCATCGAGCGAGCCGCGGCCGTACTTGGCAATCAGGCGGTTGAGCGCGTTGAGGCGATCGGTGATCTCGCCGAGTTCGGCTGGATCGAGATCGAGCCTTCCCAGGTAGCGGCCCAGGACGAATGACGCGTCCTGCACGGCTGCCGCGGCGGCCTCAACCTGCCCGGCCGCCTCCTCCAGCGCCGGATCAATCTCGACAAGTTCACGCATGATGCCAACGACGGCCTGCAGTCGCGACGCCACCGATTCATCCGAGTCGTAGAGGACGTTATGGGCCAGACCGATTTGCCTCGTCAGCCGATCGACTTCCGAGAGCACGCGATGGCGGGCGGAGAGTTCGTCGTATTCGCCCGGCGTGGGTTCAACGGCGTCGATCTCGCCGGCCTGGAATTCGAGCAGGTCGAGTTGTTCGGTCCGCAGTGCGCTGCCGCGTTGGGAGTCATTCAGGCGAGTGCGGATGTCGATCAATTCGCGGTAGAGGTCGGCGTATTGCGCGAGCAGCGATTCGCTTCCGGCAAAGGCGTCGACGACCGCCAGCTGGTTCGACGGTCGCAGGAGAAAGGGCGCTTCGCCGGCCGCGCTCGATCCTCCTTCGTCGCCGATGTGCAGGTCGATGAGGCGGTCGCCGACCTCGCGCAGCATCGCCGCCGTCACGGGATGGCCGTTGATCGAGGCGCTCGAGCGACCGGAGGCGAATATCTTGCGCGTGATGAGCAGGCCTTCGGCGGCTTGTGGCGTGTCCGCGCCGGGCAAATCGGCGACACGATGGACTTCGGCGGCGAGATGGGCGTCGGGTATCTCAAATACTCCACTAACGCGGCCCTCGGCAGCGCCGGGCCTGAGCAGATCGGCCGGGCTGCGGCGGCCCAGCAGCAGTTCAAAGGCCCCTAGGATCAGCGATTTGCCTGCGCCGGTCTGGCCGGTGAAGACGTTGAGCCCGGGCGTCAGTTCGAGCCGGAGGTCTTCGATGATCGCCAGGTTGGAGATGTGCAGTTCGCGGAGCATGCGGCGGGGTCCGTCCCGGTCGAGGTCCAATCCCTTGTACGAGCACAAGAATGTACGGCCCTGCAGGGATGGCGGCAAGAGTGCGCGGAAAACCATCCGACATATACTCAGGGTGCCCAGATGAAAACACTACAAACCAAACCATCCATCACACGCGGCCGCCGGCTGTCGCTGCTCGCGAGCCTGCTGTTACTGTTCGCTCAACTGGTCGCCCAGGCTCAGGACGCTACGCCCACACCCGGCGGCGTGTCGGCCAGCCGCCAGGCCAGCAACATCGCGGTCATCACCATCCACGGCCCGATCGACGAAGTGACCACCCGCTCGATCAAGCGGCGCATCGAGATCGCGCAAAAGATGAACGCCGACGCGATCGTCTTCGACATCGACACGTGGGGAGGCCTGGCCACCGCCGCCATCGACATCAACCTGATCATCAAGGACTGCCCGATCACCAACACCATCGGGTGGGTGCACCCCAAGGCGATTTCGGCGGGCACGTTTATCGCCCTGGCGTGCAAGGAAATCGTCATCAGCCCGGGCGGCTACATGGGCGATTGCGCGCCGATCCTGCCGGGCCTGATTCCCATGCCCGCCGCCGAACGGGCCAAGGCGGAGTCGCCGCTGCTGGCGATTGTCG is a window encoding:
- a CDS encoding 2-C-methyl-D-erythritol 4-phosphate cytidylyltransferase — protein: MNIAVIITAAGRSERFGGRDKLNEDLGGRALLMRTVELFNKRPEVGSVIVAGPPDKLDEFRFRFGDQLGFHGARIVPGGRAERWETVRNALQEVPGDCTHVAVHDAARPATPADVIDRVFEAATMFDAVIPAVPVAATIKRVSKETKEAAQADPIAAAILGEAAKPRNLARQVEETIDRQRLVEVQTPQIFERGLLIRAYEQKDLSGATDDASLVERLGEAVFVVNGDPRNIKITTPADLHLVRAVLGVRPPQDRPAHKQF
- the recN gene encoding DNA repair protein RecN, whose protein sequence is MLRELHISNLAIIEDLRLELTPGLNVFTGQTGAGKSLILGAFELLLGRRSPADLLRPGAAEGRVSGVFEIPDAHLAAEVHRVADLPGADTPQAAEGLLITRKIFASGRSSASINGHPVTAAMLREVGDRLIDLHIGDEGGSSAAGEAPFLLRPSNQLAVVDAFAGSESLLAQYADLYRELIDIRTRLNDSQRGSALRTEQLDLLEFQAGEIDAVEPTPGEYDELSARHRVLSEVDRLTRQIGLAHNVLYDSDESVASRLQAVVGIMRELVEIDPALEEAAGQVEAAAAAVQDASFVLGRYLGRLDLDPAELGEITDRLNALNRLIAKYGRGSLDDVLEYREEIRGRIGELSGAGLDSAALLKRQSQLAGRASEIAAALRAARQKAARALKPRIEAELAELAMAEAQFDVQFEPLDEPGPTGADQIEMMIRTNPGQPSRPLRRIASGGELSRIMLALKTVLAGAERISVLVFDEIDAKIGGRLGSVIGAKLRALAQRHQVLCITHLPQIAAFGDTHLRISKHSARNEIHIEVATLGTDAARRAELAEMLAGKSATEITLHQADELLATARHAASRAPDKPAARRQKRTRQL